The following is a genomic window from Hallerella porci.
GTGCCTCCGCTCGATGCGGAGCATCCGGCGCAAGCGCCTTGGAAACGAATTTTCACATGAGTGTCGTCTAACATGCCGAGGATTTCTAAGTCGCCGCCGTCCATTTGCAAAGTAGAACGCACATTGACATGCAGGCAGTCGGCGATTTTTTGCAAACGTTCTTCTTGGGAAAGAGCTGCCCATTCTTTGTCGGCTTCGTTTCGGCCTTCGACGGTTTGGGTGCGGTATTTGACTTGTTCCATCGTTTCGCGGGCGGCGAGCGCAATCGCTTTCTTTTCGGGATACGAGTCGACGAGTTTTTGAATGAGCTTTGCTAAGCTTTGCACTTCGGTTGCGGCAGCGGGGAAGGCGGGCTTTTCGGGATCGTCGCGCAATTCTTTTTCCAAATTGTGCACGTTCGTCTTTTCCAAAAATTCAATCGCTTTCCCTTGCAAATGCTCGCAAAGAGTGTCGGCAAGCGCTGTGAAAATGGGACCGCCATAAG
Proteins encoded in this region:
- a CDS encoding NifU family protein; this encodes MSEISESFVSEKVKNIARAPKYRGAIFQVEADERGLALIDGKEESLKIYITVDPEKDQIVETRFFTYGGPIFTALADTLCEHLQGKAIEFLEKTNVHNLEKELRDDPEKPAFPAAATEVQSLAKLIQKLVDSYPEKKAIALAARETMEQVKYRTQTVEGRNEADKEWAALSQEERLQKIADCLHVNVRSTLQMDGGDLEILGMLDDTHVKIRFQGACAGCSASSGGTLYYIEDQLRDNVYYNLNVVPEDTFTDALAAQTPET